The genomic region GTCCTCACATGGCCTTCAccggaagagacaggggaggaagaATCGGGCTGGATGCACCCTGTGTGCCAGGGAAAGGTCGACTCCCAGGACGTTGTCTGATCATCAGACAGAAGCCCCCAATCACTATAGTTACagcacccacccactcactcattAGCTGGAGTCACATGTGCTTCTCTTAGTCTTCGCTTTGAGGTGGAGTAGCGGTGTGTGAGATGCCGAATTGGTGGGGCAGGCAGGGTCTGTCTGTGtaggtttctgtgtgtgtgggtgggtggtgtCAGGGGTGTAGTTTATGCTTCTCTATGTGTTTGGGCAGTGAAGATGCCAGTCAAACTACACTTGTTTTGTGTGTGGAAGGGGTACATTGTTTATGCTTGgtggtgtgtgcttgtgtgttgtAGGGGGCAGTTGGGGTTCGTTGGTTTACGTTCTTCTATGTGCTGGGGATGATGTCAGTCACCATACCTGTGGTGtggttggggtggtgatgatgatgtcagTCACCATACCTGTGATGTGGTTTGGGCGGTGAGGATGATCTCTGTAGTGTGAGAGCCTGATTTGCTAAAGGGTCAAATAGAAGTCTGAGACAAtactgtgtgttggtctgtgtttGAAACGTTTACAATTTAGATGTCCATTTTCCCTGTGTGAATGTGTCATTTCTCCCTTTATTTCGCTAATGTTTACAGTTACAGAAAATCAACATGACATATTCTATGTAGTTATTTTTGTCCACCAGGTTTTTGCTGTGATGGGGACACTGATCAGAATGAGTCATTTCTTTGTAGGGGCCGTGAGTGTGTTCATGTGAGAGTGTGTTCATGTGAGAGTGTGTtcatgtgagagtgtgtgtgtgtgtgatgcatctTGGCCTAAGAGACTGTCTGTGCCCATATGCTAACTGCTGAAATTGGTAATGTCCCCCCTCTGGTTGTGTTGACTTATTGTAATGGAGGTGTTCAAGACCCATCAACCCAAACATTTTAGTGCTATTCCAGGGTTACAACTGAGCTATTCCGGGGTTACAACTGAGCTATTCACATTTAAGATTTGTTTTTCCAAATCGGTCAGAACTCACAGTACTCTTCAGAATGCCTCTAATGTATAAATAATAACAGCATGGTGGTtctgtgagggggggggggggaagactGAACAAATGGGTGAATATTATATTTTCTTCCATTTGTGCTAGATTAAAATGTAGAGAATAGTATTTTTGCAGGGTTATCTGCTTCATACCCGTGAGGGCCCTACAAAAACCATTTATTAAGCAAGCAGACAACCACCAAGCTTCTCAGACACAGGGGAGACAGACTACTAGTCAGTTATGATATAAACTATATAACTTAACGTCTCCTGCTAACTGTAGCCCTGCTCAACGCTCTAAAGGGCCATACCTTCATTTCTTGCTTTATTTCGTTTTAATGTCTTGATTACTTTTTTTTCCAAGGATGTGAATGGATGCCTGTTTGAGGTATCAACTAATTGTCTCATGATTTTGATGTGCAATGATACATATAATAATAAAAGTCTaaataaacatgttttttctatGTTATTTCCTTAACTAGATTCAGGCCTAAATGTTAaatgagtcctgtgtggctcagtcggtagagcatggcgcttgcaacgccaagcgtcgtgggttcgattcccactggggccacccatatgtaaaagtagtggccccagccgacttgtaagtcgctttggacaaaagcgtctgctaaatgggatattttaAAGTTTGACAAATCTACTCATGAAATCATGGTGTGTAAATGCTTATCATTTAGTTACTTTGTTCACCCAATTTGAAGGCATCAGCTAAGATTGACAAATCAGATTGTAAGAAGAAATCTTTAGACATAAGAGCAACTACACCATGGCAATATGAGggatgtttaataaaaaaatacttCATTGTCAATGAGAAGCGGCCAATTACAGTTTGTACACATCAACAGGGCACACAATTTAACAGAAACAAAACACAGAACGTTGCATTAGGTTTGTTGGAAATATATAATTTCAAGCCACCATTCCATTGTAATAACATCTAAATTAGCAGCAGTTCATTCTGAGGTACTGGACAGGCAAAAATAACACAATTTGCCCTTGGCACTCAGTCAGTTACTCTATAAATACCAAACTCCTGACACCCTGTGGCAGACAAAGGTATTGTTTTACACTTCATTTATTGATTCAGTGCTCTGATAAGGTCATAGCTACAGTACCTTCAGCTACAGAACCTTCCCAGGATTCATGAGGTTCTTGGGATCAAGGGTGGCTTTGAGGCCCTGCATGACCTCGATGGCCAGGGGTCCCATCTCCTCTCGGAGCAACGCTCGTTTCCCCAGGCCCACCCCGTGCTCCCCCGTACATGTCCCGTCCAGGGCCAGTGCTCTCCTACaacatgagagaaacagagaactaTAAATACAGGGATAAGAGAGAAGGAGTTCAATGGTCAGGAACAAGGGGTCGATTTAATGGTgagaaaggataggatagagagacatacagtacctGGCCAGTCGCTCAGTGAACTCATGAACTCTAATGACCTCATCCTGGTCATTGGGGTCCATGACCATTATACAATGGAAGTTTCCATCTCCAACATGACCCGCGATCGGACCTCAGGAGAGAAAGAGTCCTCAATACACTACTggtcacacacaaacatgtacagTAACATAAACAAACAGTGTATCCTCTGAGTGATGCCCCACCAGGGAGTCTGTTGTTAGCTAGCCGTTACCTGTGAGTCCGTTTAGCATCAGGTCCTCCTTGGTTTCCACAATGATCtgagggagacgagagagagggacgcACACATCTGTGGAGTAGGCCTGCAGGACCAAAATGGAGTCAGCACATTTCTGTTACAACATTACAAACAATAATGCCGAAGTGATTACATTATTTATCAATAATTATTAGAGTCAGAGCCTTACTGACCTTGCAGCCCGGTCTGAGTGCCAGGGCAGCGTACCAGGCATCGTGTCGTGCCTTCCACAGGCGCCCGCGGGTCTCTGCATCCCGCGCCCAGCTAAAGTCTGACCCACCGTTAGCCTGTGTGATCTCCTCTGGACAGTTTCCAATCAACAAATAAAGAAGAAATCTCACTCAAGTCAAATTTACAGCAAACTATCGCAAGTAACGTTAACTTAACGTACAATTACATCACACATTCAGTATAACACCGTACAGCAACAAAACACCTGTGACGGTAACCTGCTCCTCCAGACTCTTCTCAGTGCCGTGGAACTCCAGGAAGAGAGTGGGGGCCACGGGGTAGGACAGCGAGTTGAAGCTGTTACAGGCGTCAATCATCACATCATCAAGGAACTCTGGAAAGGACAGACGTGGTTGGATTAGAACAAGGCTCCAGCAATACTGAGAAGATTGTGGTAAAAAACACTTGGTCAGTGTTTTAAATAGCATCAGGTCCTCCAATTAGTGTCTAAAACCCTTGGTTACTCTGAGTAAGAATGCATAGCAGTCTCTTGCTCAGTGTCAGTTTAAGATGGACAGGCACCTTACGGTAAGAAAACAATGAACGCAGAGGTAAGTTCTGTGTTAAAAACTAGTAAATGGCCACCTTGTCTACTCACCGATGCGTGCGATGGGCACTCCAGTCTGGAGGACCTGCACAGTGCTGTCCACTGCTGCCTGGACAGAGGGGAAGGTGCACACAGCAGACACCATGGCTTCTGGCACCCCGTAGAGACGCAGGGTGGTCTTCGTGATCACTCCCAGAGTGCCCTCTGAACCCACAAACAGGTTGGTCAGGTTGTACCCCGCTGACGTCTTCCTAACGGAGATGAGAGAAGGTCAAAGGTCATACATGTCCTCATTACTGGTgaaattacagaaagagagagaacaccaaATAGGTTGTTAATAGCTAAACACTAAAACATGTTTTAACTGTCACTTTCTGTTTCAGGCCTGGCAGTGTAACCAATGACGTATATAACCATGAATATATCCATGTCTGGGAGTGTTACCGGGGCCGGCGCCCCTTGCCTGCTGTGTGGATGATGGATCCATCGGCCAGCACCACCTCTAGGTTGAGTACGTTCTCCCGCATGGTGCCGTAGCGCACCGCATTGGTGCCTGATGCACTGGTGGCAGCCATGCCACACAGAGACGCGTCTGCACCAGGGTCTGTGTGTGCCGACAGACAGTAGAACACCTCAGTGATTTCATACCCAACACTTCACAAATATTCTTCCCAACTTCGGGCACAAAATGTCAGCGAGAATGACGATCATCCAATACCATTGTACATGAAAGTAGTTGGTGTGATTACTTATCAGGGGTTCCTAACAGTTTCTACCCATGGACCCCTATTTCACCATAGAAAAATGTTCCCCTTCATTTCACAATGATTAACTAAACTCAGGCGTGTGTATAGTGACAGGCCTATTAGGCCTACCCGTTGGAGCAGTGACATCATTGCAGGCCACGTGACTCACCGACAGGAAACCACAGGCCCGTGTCTCTCAGGTAGGAGTTGAGGCCTTTGCGTGTCACACCTGGCTCCACGCTCACATCAAAGTCCTCCTGATGGAGGTCCAACACCCTGTCCATGTTCCTCAGACTAAAACACACCCcgcccttacacacacacacacacacttggaataCTTCCTATAGACCCTCAATGAAACATTGTGAATACAAGGACCCATGTTATCAGAGGTCAGGGATGCACTGTACAGACGTCTGCCTGTGCTATTTGGTACTGACAACACATTGAcccctttttcaagacctcttaCACAGCACCCTTCATTTAGACACCTTTAGGAGATGATGACACTGCATCCTGTCTTACTCTGTCACACACATTCCGACTAACATTTGTGCGAGAGAAACAAAAAACGTCAACATGAATTATTATGGCTTTTACACAAAAcaactttctctctcactctagtaATCTTTCTCTCTAGGGtcattccatgtcatttcaacaagCCACGACACCCAGCATCTCAGGTTGTTATTGAGAAATAAAGCTGATTGATTGTACCCAAATTGGATTCACATAATATTCAACAAATTATAGCACCCAACATCCGATTTGGTCTAAACTTTTCCTACCATTGAGTGAGACACAAGGAACATCCATCCAGGCTAATCCCACCCATCAATCAGTAcgctcacagcctggttcctctctaggtttcttcctaggttctgtcctttctaggtagttttcctagccaccgtgcttctacatctgtattgcttgctgtttggggttttaggctgggtttctgtacagcactttgatatatcagctggtgtaagaagggctttataaataaatgtgattgattgagttctctatgtttgacaagtagtatggagctgtGGCTTAGAGTATAGCTTATTCACCATTTGTAAAGGATATCCCTGTGAATCTGGTGATGGTTGTTTACCCCTGTTCAGAGAATTAGCCATTGACGTCGCTTGCATTTTTTTTTACCATAACTGTGTGAAAGTACCATGTTTTGTCCACTACATACCGCTGTTCCTGCTACTGCCACCACACCCTTTTATCCATGTTGCTGGTCTCTTGTGTTTATTAAATTAATCACAACATTTTCTTTGGAAATTGGGTAGAAAACCAATAGCTTTTGCTGATGATGAAAATGTATTGTGTGGTCAAGCCAGTCCTCCATGAAAGGAATTCAGTTTGTCCTTCTCTTAGCAACCTAATGCTTCAACCCAGCTCTCCTGGAATAGTCCAACAAATGGCAGCTCTCAGAGAACTATCCGTACGGTGCAATTCATATGAAAACTTTTCTTTCAAGCCCAAAACTTTGATGGAGAAATGGACTAGTGACTAAAATGTTATGACAACCCTTAGAAAATAATTAAAATATAATCCATTGCATGGCAGTCATGTTTTTCAATCAAATTCTTAGAAAACATCTCTTATGTAGTGTGATTAGTGACATGTACCATTAAACCCAACCCAATACAATTACCATTgcaaaacacatacatacatacatatatatatatacatacatacatacatacatatacatatatatatatacgtatacatacatacatacatacatacatacatatatatatacatatatacatatacatacatacatatacatatatatatatatacatatatacatatacatatatatacatatatatatacatatacatatatacatatatatatatacacatatatatatacacatatatatatacacatatatatatacacatatatatatacacatatatatatacacatatatatatacatatatatatatacatatatacatatatatacatatatacatatatacatatatacatgtatatatatacatatatacatatatatatatatatatatatatatacatatatatatatatatacatacatatatatacatatatatatatatatatatatatatatatatatatatatatatatatatatatatatacagtgtgtatttGGGACTTTTACCATTGAAGTGCTGTAACCTAATGGTTTGTTTGTTCACCAGGAATGGTCTAACTAATGCAGACCTTTTTGAAGGGGATAAACCACACACCGAGGGTCTGTTTCATGGACAGAAATTAAGCCTAAGAGAACGAAAAACAGAATTGCTTTCATGGAGGACAGGCTCGAATTGTGAGGATGACCATAAAATCTATTTTCATCATGAGCAAAAGCAATTGGTTTTCTACCCACAGTTGTAAAAAGAATGTTGTGATCCATTTAATAAACACAAGAGACCAGCAACATGGATACAGGGGTGTGGTGGCAGTAGCAGGAACAACTGCATCTATTGGACAAAATGTGGTACTTTCACACTTACTTATGGTAAATAATGCAAGAGACTTCAATGATTCATTTCTCTGAACAGACAAAACATCACCAGATTCACAGGGAATACATTACAAAGGATGCAGAAGAAGCAATACTCCATACTACTTAACACTGATAAACAATACTGTGTACTGGTTGTTGGGGTTGGATTGGCATGGGGTGTGTAGGCTCCATGGGTGGCTTTTTATAACTTATTGGATTCCTTATGTCTTACTCATTGTTAGGAAGAATTAAGTTCCACATTGAATGttggtactatatttattgaagatTATCTGAATCCTATCAATTAAAATGGCTAATTTGTCTACAATCAATTATCTTAATCAAATTATATATAAATTCACAGAGAGAGATTAATCAAACTTTCCAAGCTGGTATTTATCTTTCTCCTTGACACAGACTGATTCGCTCTCACCTTAAGTGCACCCACTCCTCCCTCGAGGCCTGTGCCTGTGCCAAATGGGATGATgggaaggtggtggtggtggcagatCTTGGCGAGGGCACTGACCTCCTCCACACTCCGCGGCCACACCACTATGTCTGGGGGGCGACATCTGGGAGAGAACAATCACTTAGACTTATTGGATACTCCTAAACCACCAAGGCACACCCCGAATCCCTGTAGCTATCCATAAACAGAAACACATCAGGGTTGAGTCAATTCGaattgaaggcagtcaattcaggaattTATGTGAATTTAATAATCagatttctatttttttttaaacatttttaataGCTTCAACTTTTCAGTTTATTGAGAAGACATTGAAAAGAAATGCCCTTTTTTCAATTATTGAATTGAAATTTAagttcacttcctgaattgacttgCTTCAATTGAAATTGACCCCAACCTTGAAACACATACACAAATcgagtgtgtgcgtatgtgtgcctGCATGTTGGAGACAGGACACACCTGCTCAGGGCCAGACGGCTAAGCTCACCTGTGTACAGACTCGTCTCTGCCATGTTGCTCCCTGACTGCTGCACCCAGGGACACTCCATCTTCACCACACACAGAGCGGAATGCAGGGATCACCCGCTCCCACCCACCATTCtaacacagggacacacacaataAGAACAGTTTAGCCATACCTGAACAAGGGGACTATACTAGAACCACATAGGCTTGTTGAACTTGTGACTGAATTAATCAACTGTATACTTCTGTAGACAAGGCAGGAAGGTGAATAAAAAAAGAAATGCACAGAAATAAATATCATTGTAAGCCTTAAAAAGACATGTATACATGCTTGTAACAAGTAATAAAGCATTACTGTTCACAAGTTCTGAAAATTACAACTACTAAAAAAAACGACAAAAGATAAGCCTTGACAAGGAGAGACCCTTGTTTTCAGCACCTTCTTAAGAAGGTACCCACTAAGCATTTGATGTCTATGATTGACCAAAAAAAGACGTTGCATATCATCTacgtttcacaagtttggacggCACAGTACAGTAAAGAAGATTAGAGTATAGTACAGAACAATATAGTAGagcactgctggcttgcctctgaagctaagcagggtcggtccTGGTCTGTCcatggatgggagaccagacGCTGCTTGAAGTGGTGTtgaagggccagtaggaggcactctttcctctggtcaaaAAAAAATTAACCCAATGATTGGGATCATTGCCCTTTGTTGGGTgcagtctttcggatgggacgttaaacaggtgtACTGACTCTTGTCGTGTCTTTGgttatgccggattaagtgatatgacatgctattctataaaataatttctctgtaattaatattacctgattgagctaatcatttaaatgtaattaactagagtcgggcaccacaaaataatatttatagagcttatcttccgaataaactcttaaagacctagtaatattttacatcaatagcagtcaatattaatcgtcatcttaattcagtctcatctgaaagttgttcttggttatctgcacgaaccctggctaacaagttgaatcagcaatacaaaattgggtttaattatttatttacgaaATACccaactaatcacacagaattacacatacacatatttaaatcataacttgattacaaattacgtcataaaggaaaacacccctagcgggcggaacagatatgacagctggttacacaaaagaaaagggtctgggtttgagtgaaagagtggaaagactgaggaacaaagggcgaagctgtgctatcgtaaatacagtatgttatgcattctaaattacatTACCTCCcctttggaaaaggaaaatgcaataaatatttactctgagctgcgcttcggtaggttggtggtagatggaaggccgtgttgcccaaccgagtcctttgccctttgaagaatgtctctgctggtaaattgaatacgttgtagtaacgtcattgtgtggtcgacgggatactctgtctgttctttcctaaCCCTTGTTTGCAGcagctgttgctaactcaacggctaggaggtatcacttctgtagtgaataagagttcataccattcgcaaccaaagctcacgctgatgttggcttcgttctgtagttattatctgaaccattctgacatcggaccgtcgttctcacgtcctcggaacaggaggttatattgtcgtcaagggcttatataggaagggagaggagggtgtgtttgaaaagttttatagcccatgtcccttcacaggggcgggccactgattgagcagagcactatcttatgaaaacccaaatctcacattttagaagctaaaatcacatttcatcacgaataatttcatattcaaacatttaaattgaacaacaatttcaTGTGAATCCGATAATTCTGAGGTGTacactttccactgtagagtttgtcatcttatcattgatgagaatgtctcagatgacaactgaactgacatcatattcattaagtaccaccgcatatgttcaattggtcggattaccagaatatagttcatttcccccccaccttctgatgttcccagaatctctatgttaaccaagggttttgcaaatgtaacatcagtagggtagagagaggaaaaggggggggggagaggtatttatgactgtcataaacctaaccccaggccaacatcatgacactcTCTATGGTTATTATAGATagcatggcacttattgtaagggtgttaaccctggtgtcctggctaaatgcccaatctggccctcatggccacctaatcacccctagcttccaattggctcattaatccccctacactctcctgtaactattccccaggtcattgctgtaaatgagaatgtgtcctCAGTGAACTTTAAAAAAAAGCAAAGTATACTTTtgtgcagggtttcccaaactctggGGCCCCAGGACAGTGTTCCGGAAACCTATTGTACCCTAATAAACTGTACTCTTAAGTGTCTCTCTACTGTGTCGTATTCTGCCGAATAAAACTGTCCTGTGCAGCTTAAGGCTAAATTAATCGATAGAtatctgagctgtttcccaaaagcatcgtTATTAACGATGCACTTATACACACTTATATTCTAacgcctgcc from Oncorhynchus masou masou isolate Uvic2021 chromosome 22, UVic_Omas_1.1, whole genome shotgun sequence harbors:
- the ldhd gene encoding probable D-lactate dehydrogenase, mitochondrial isoform X1 — its product is MTFALRPTRRLYAHLSTSNFVQCRTIKKEHTLKRKECLLLALQHHFKQRLVSHPWTDQDRPCLASENGGWERVIPAFRSVCGEDGVSLGAAVREQHGRDESVHRCRPPDIVVWPRSVEEVSALAKICHHHHLPIIPFGTGTGLEGGVGALKGGVCFSLRNMDRVLDLHQEDFDVSVEPGVTRKGLNSYLRDTGLWFPVDPGADASLCGMAATSASGTNAVRYGTMRENVLNLEVVLADGSIIHTAGKGRRPRKTSAGYNLTNLFVGSEGTLGVITKTTLRLYGVPEAMVSAVCTFPSVQAAVDSTVQVLQTGVPIARIEFLDDVMIDACNSFNSLSYPVAPTLFLEFHGTEKSLEEQVTVTEEITQANGGSDFSWARDAETRGRLWKARHDAWYAALALRPGCKAYSTDVCVPLSRLPQIIVETKEDLMLNGLTGPIAGHVGDGNFHCIMVMDPNDQDEVIRVHEFTERLARRALALDGTCTGEHGVGLGKRALLREEMGPLAIEVMQGLKATLDPKNLMNPGKVL
- the ldhd gene encoding probable D-lactate dehydrogenase, mitochondrial isoform X2, with amino-acid sequence MTFALRPTRRLYAHLSTSNFVQCRTIKKEHTLKRKECLLLALQHHFKQRLVSHPWTDQDRPCLASENGGWERVIPAFRSVCGEDGVSLGAAVREQHGRDESVHRCRPPDIVVWPRSVEEVSALAKICHHHHLPIIPFGTGTGLEGGVGALKGGVCFSLRNMDRVLDLHQEDFDVSVEPGVTRKGLNSYLRDTGLWFPVDPGADASLCGMAATSASGTNAVRYGTMRENVLNLEVVLADGSIIHTAGKGRRPRKTSAGYNLTNLFVGSEGTLGVITKTTLRLYGVPEAMVSAVCTFPSVQAAVDSTVQVLQTGVPIARIEFLDDVMIDACNSFNSLSYPVAPTLFLEFHGTEKSLEEQITQANGGSDFSWARDAETRGRLWKARHDAWYAALALRPGCKAYSTDVCVPLSRLPQIIVETKEDLMLNGLTGPIAGHVGDGNFHCIMVMDPNDQDEVIRVHEFTERLARRALALDGTCTGEHGVGLGKRALLREEMGPLAIEVMQGLKATLDPKNLMNPGKVL
- the ldhd gene encoding probable D-lactate dehydrogenase, mitochondrial isoform X3, whose product is MTFALRPTRRLYAHLSTSNFVQCRTIKKEHTLKNGGWERVIPAFRSVCGEDGVSLGAAVREQHGRDESVHRCRPPDIVVWPRSVEEVSALAKICHHHHLPIIPFGTGTGLEGGVGALKGGVCFSLRNMDRVLDLHQEDFDVSVEPGVTRKGLNSYLRDTGLWFPVDPGADASLCGMAATSASGTNAVRYGTMRENVLNLEVVLADGSIIHTAGKGRRPRKTSAGYNLTNLFVGSEGTLGVITKTTLRLYGVPEAMVSAVCTFPSVQAAVDSTVQVLQTGVPIARIEFLDDVMIDACNSFNSLSYPVAPTLFLEFHGTEKSLEEQVTVTEEITQANGGSDFSWARDAETRGRLWKARHDAWYAALALRPGCKAYSTDVCVPLSRLPQIIVETKEDLMLNGLTGPIAGHVGDGNFHCIMVMDPNDQDEVIRVHEFTERLARRALALDGTCTGEHGVGLGKRALLREEMGPLAIEVMQGLKATLDPKNLMNPGKVL
- the ldhd gene encoding probable D-lactate dehydrogenase, mitochondrial isoform X4, with translation MTFALRPTRRLYAHLSTSNFVQCRTIKKEHTLKRKECLLLALQHHFKQRLVSHPWTDQDRPCLASENGGWERVIPAFRSVCGEDGVSLGAAVREQHGRDESVHRCRPPDIVVWPRSVEEVSALAKICHHHHLPIIPFGTGTGLEGGVGALKGGVCFSLRNMDRVLDLHQEDFDVSVEPGVTRKGLNSYLRDTGLWFPVDPGADASLCGMAATSASGTNAVRYGTMRENVLNLEVVLADGSIIHTAGKGRRPRKTSAGYNLTNLFVGSEGTLGVITKTTLRLYGVPEAMVSAVCTFPSVQAAVDSTVQVLQTGVPIARIEFLDDVMIDACNSFNSLSYPVAPTLFLEFHGTEKSLEEQRRSHRLTVGQTLAGRGMQRPAGACGRHDTMPGTLPWHSDRAARPTPQMCASLSLVSLRSLWKPRRT